A single genomic interval of Plodia interpunctella isolate USDA-ARS_2022_Savannah chromosome 14, ilPloInte3.2, whole genome shotgun sequence harbors:
- the LOC128675614 gene encoding uncharacterized protein LOC128675614 produces the protein MLRSPSKQYCSDPDLSDQGTVTHRKRRHGDDFYEMFTSFTTEMRSWKTEIQQDISHIKTNLDSGLQELRSEISSIRQEHTEFRKTVHELSVTNGETRKLVTSLETSVQFNTDQCEELKEKVDSLVEKNKSLSSLEEKLEVMTRNYNQLLTELNANNQRDRLMNLEIVGVPENKEENIIELVLAVAAHADVDISPNDILEAHRVTPRVRLQGRPRNIVVRMKSRVIKDNILSGVRRNRLTTKNLNMSGSAKPVFVNEHLTYYNKQLLKKCREVAKLKNFQYVWIKHGRIYVRKADGSPPIQIRTEKDVSKIS, from the coding sequence ATGTTACGCTCGCCTTCCAAGCAATACTGTTCAGACCCCGATCTATCCGACCAAGGAACGGTGACACATCGCAAGCGCAGACATGGAGACGacttttatgaaatgtttacTAGTTTCACGACAGAAATGAGGAGTTGGAAGACAGAAATTCAACAGGATATTTCtcacataaaaacaaacttggACTCAGGGCTCCAGGAACTTAGATCAGAAATCAGCAGCATTCGACAGGAGCATACCGAATTTAGAAAAACCGTCCATGAGTTAAGCGTTACGAATGGCGAAACTAGAAAATTAGTTACTTCCCTGGAAACTTCTGTTCAATTCAACACCGACCAGTGCGAAGAGCTGAAAGAAAAAGTAGACTCATTGGTCGAGAAGAATAAGTCTTTGTCAAGTCTCGAGGAAAAATTGGAGGTGATGACTCGTAACTATAATCAGTTGCTTACTGAGCTTAATGCTAACAACCAAAGAGATCGTCTTATGAATCTAGAAATAGTCGGTGTACCTGAGAATAAGGAAGAGAACATCATAGAATTGGTTTTGGCTGTAGCCGCACATGCGGATGTTGATATATCACCAAATGACATTCTGGAGGCACACCGGGTAACACCTAGGGTCCGTCTGCAGGGACGTCCTAGGAATATAGTTGTAAGGATGAAGTCACGTGTCATAAAAGATAACATCTTATCCGGTGTTCGGAGAAATCGCCTCACCACTAAGAACTTGAACATGTCTGGGAGTGCCAAACCAGTTTTCGTCAATGAACACCTCACATACTACAATAAacagctattaaaaaaatgcaggGAAGTTGCAAAACTCAAGAATTTTCAGTATGTGTGGATCAAACACGGAAGAATATACGTAAGGAAAGCAGATGGTTCTCCCCCAATACAAATACGAACGGAAAAGGATGTCTCCAAAATTTCCTGA
- the LOC128675571 gene encoding uncharacterized protein LOC128675571 encodes MIGRSAAMEELALHHFQMGLTPRISNFVRSKSVKTLNEAINIAISEERIQQSLSKHSAPSSNQQSRQFIRRNQNPSSFKNNPITPRPNNNNSILVCRYCKNPGHTIEQCRKREFNNNRFKNPDQNYTRQPRVHFISDETSETNDDFLTNPEGGYDTVDSNQKNE; translated from the coding sequence ATGATTGGACGTAGTGCCGCGATGGAGGAATTAGCCCTCCATCATTTCCAAATGGGGCTAACGCCTCGAATATCTAATTTTGTTAGGAGTAAATCCGTTAAAACTTTAAACGAAGCAATTAATATCGCAATTTCTGAAGAAAGAATCCAACAATCTTTATCTAAACACTCAGCCCCGTCTAGCAATCAACAATCTCGTCAGTTTATACGTCGTAACCAAAATCCATCTTCATTCAAAAACAATCCTATTACTCCTCgtcctaataataataattccatCCTTGTCTGCCGATATTGCAAAAATCCAGGTCATACTATAGAACAATGCCGAAAAAgggaatttaataataatcgcTTCAAAAATCCTGATCAAAACTATACAAGGCAACCCCGTGTTCATTTCATCTCCGATGAAACTTCGGAAACTAACGATGATTTTCTTACCAATCCTGAGGGCGGTTATGACACCGTAGACTCTAATCAAAAAAACGAGTAA